Proteins encoded in a region of the Vicia villosa cultivar HV-30 ecotype Madison, WI linkage group LG5, Vvil1.0, whole genome shotgun sequence genome:
- the LOC131602137 gene encoding uncharacterized protein LOC131602137 isoform X1: MGHYAAVWNFRAAAELTKGWNGIDQVVLRTPQGTLARVVLTKDVKDDLAEELGVAVEEINRICRLAGCLLAVLYGVNINSYCTWCPYVDCIPFTSWHCKDKETFCELDRCNWSNYWSVYCALG, translated from the exons ATGGGGCATTATGCTGCTGTATGGAACTTTAGAGCAGCAGCTGAACTTACAAAGGGCTGGAATGGAATTGATCAAGTTGTACTTCGGACGCCACAAGGTACTTTGGCACGG GTTGTACTCACGAAAGATGTTAAGGATGACTTGGCCGAAGAACTA GGCGTTGCTGTAGAAGAGATCAATCGTATATGCAGATTGGCTGGTTGTCTTCTTGCAGTTCTTTATGGAGTCAACATCAACAGTTATTGCACATGGTGTCCATATGTCGACTGTATCCCTTTCACAAGCTGGCACTGCAAAGACAAAGAAACCTTTTGTGAG CTTGATAGGTGCAATTGGAGTAATTATTGGTCTGTATATTGTGCTTTGGGGTAA
- the LOC131602137 gene encoding uncharacterized protein LOC131602137 isoform X3 — protein MLLYGTLEQQLNLQRAGMELIKLYFGRHKVVLTKDVKDDLAEELGVAVEEINRICRLAGCLLAVLYGVNINSYCTWCPYVDCIPFTSWHCKDKETFCELDRCNWSNYWSVYCALG, from the exons ATGCTGCTGTATGGAACTTTAGAGCAGCAGCTGAACTTACAAAGGGCTGGAATGGAATTGATCAAGTTGTACTTCGGACGCCACAAG GTTGTACTCACGAAAGATGTTAAGGATGACTTGGCCGAAGAACTA GGCGTTGCTGTAGAAGAGATCAATCGTATATGCAGATTGGCTGGTTGTCTTCTTGCAGTTCTTTATGGAGTCAACATCAACAGTTATTGCACATGGTGTCCATATGTCGACTGTATCCCTTTCACAAGCTGGCACTGCAAAGACAAAGAAACCTTTTGTGAG CTTGATAGGTGCAATTGGAGTAATTATTGGTCTGTATATTGTGCTTTGGGGTAA
- the LOC131602137 gene encoding uncharacterized protein LOC131602137 isoform X2 → MGHYAAVWNFRAAAELTKGWNGIDQVVLRTPQGTLARVVLTKDVKDDLAEELGVAVEEINRICRLAGCLLAVLYGVNINSYCTWCPYVDCIPFTSWHCKDKETFCEHYIVSKSIF, encoded by the exons ATGGGGCATTATGCTGCTGTATGGAACTTTAGAGCAGCAGCTGAACTTACAAAGGGCTGGAATGGAATTGATCAAGTTGTACTTCGGACGCCACAAGGTACTTTGGCACGG GTTGTACTCACGAAAGATGTTAAGGATGACTTGGCCGAAGAACTA GGCGTTGCTGTAGAAGAGATCAATCGTATATGCAGATTGGCTGGTTGTCTTCTTGCAGTTCTTTATGGAGTCAACATCAACAGTTATTGCACATGGTGTCCATATGTCGACTGTATCCCTTTCACAAGCTGGCACTGCAAAGACAAAGAAACCTTTTGTGAG CATTACATTGTATCAAAATCTATATTTTGA